A window of the Candidatus Hydrogenedentota bacterium genome harbors these coding sequences:
- a CDS encoding sigma-70 family RNA polymerase sigma factor — MEKRNYADRFKVNCGPSAMAGFTNEESPWNEDEQSIAAGLAWGEEKERLLNWVRWQMRWRLREKQRRAIELYYFEDLTYAEIGLRMGCSSSAAYRSVRRGLEKLRESARREGVGWSLDR; from the coding sequence ATGGAAAAACGCAACTATGCGGACCGCTTCAAGGTCAATTGTGGCCCCTCGGCCATGGCGGGCTTCACCAACGAGGAGAGTCCCTGGAATGAGGACGAGCAAAGCATCGCGGCCGGGCTGGCCTGGGGCGAGGAAAAAGAGCGGCTGCTGAACTGGGTGCGCTGGCAAATGCGCTGGCGTCTCAGGGAGAAGCAGCGGCGGGCCATCGAGCTGTACTACTTCGAAGACCTGACCTACGCGGAGATTGGCCTGAGGATGGGGTGCAGCAGTTCCGCCGCCTACCGGTCGGTGCGGCGGGGCCTGGAAAAATTGCGGGAGTCCGCGAGGCGGGAAGGCGTGGGGTGGTCGCTTGACCGTTGA